One stretch of Melioribacteraceae bacterium 4301-Me DNA includes these proteins:
- a CDS encoding ATP-binding protein, translated as MLIQQTRWLADEYSVFQIFHNLIHNAIKYTNEGEIEVNAKRDENNNLIVEVRDTGIGIACECTTSCKEYLPRLFQPFSQEEQGYTRKYEGNGLGLALVKRYCEINKAAIEVNSTKGKGTTFKLTLLP; from the coding sequence TTGTTAATACAACAAACAAGGTGGTTAGCTGATGAATATTCAGTTTTTCAGATTTTTCATAATTTAATCCATAACGCAATCAAATATACTAATGAGGGGGAAATTGAAGTTAACGCGAAAAGAGATGAAAATAACAATTTAATTGTGGAAGTAAGAGATACAGGCATTGGAATAGCTTGCGAATGCACCACTTCGTGTAAAGAATATTTACCGAGGTTGTTTCAACCATTTTCTCAGGAAGAACAAGGGTATACTAGAAAGTATGAAGGTAATGGCTTGGGTCTTGCTCTTGTTAAAAGATACTGTGAAATTAACAAGGCAGCTATTGAAGTGAACTCAACAAAAGGCAAAGGGACAACATTTAAGCTCACATTACTTCCTTAA
- a CDS encoding MBL fold metallo-hydrolase, protein MELIFIGTGSGKTSLKRNHSSTLINSHSSNLLIDTGDGISKALLLNKISFNSIDNILITHFHADHFSGFASLITQMKLNNRKNKLSIFIQKNFTDNLKNFLNITYLFPEILGFDLKFYPIEINLPFKICPDISAIAKQNHHIVNKYKVDIREENFVSLSMLLNVDNKKIFYTSDIGENKDLYLFEDEKPDIMVSEITHISFSEIYQAFKANKSSNLFLTHIEDEKEQSILNEINLLSEEEKNKIQLCNDGLRITFN, encoded by the coding sequence TTGGAACTAATATTTATTGGCACTGGTTCGGGTAAAACAAGCCTTAAAAGAAATCATTCTTCAACCCTAATTAACTCGCACTCCAGCAATTTGTTGATTGATACAGGAGATGGAATTTCAAAAGCACTTTTGCTAAACAAAATTAGCTTCAATTCAATAGATAATATTTTAATTACTCATTTTCATGCAGATCATTTCTCTGGATTTGCATCTCTGATAACACAGATGAAGCTTAATAATAGAAAAAATAAGCTTAGTATTTTTATTCAGAAAAACTTCACTGACAATCTTAAAAATTTTCTCAATATCACTTATCTATTTCCTGAAATACTTGGGTTTGATTTGAAATTCTATCCAATTGAAATAAATTTACCTTTTAAAATCTGCCCGGATATTTCAGCTATTGCCAAGCAAAACCATCACATAGTTAATAAATATAAAGTCGATATAAGAGAAGAAAATTTCGTTTCCTTAAGTATGCTTTTAAATGTTGACAATAAAAAGATTTTTTATACATCCGATATTGGTGAGAATAAGGACTTGTACTTGTTTGAAGATGAGAAGCCCGATATAATGGTGTCGGAAATTACTCACATCAGCTTTAGTGAGATTTATCAGGCTTTTAAGGCAAATAAGTCATCTAATTTATTTTTAACTCACATTGAAGATGAAAAAGAGCAATCTATTTTAAATGAAATTAATCTTCTTTCAGAAGAAGAAAAAAATAAAATACAGCTTTGCAACGATGGACTAAGAATAACATTCAACTGA
- the rpiA gene encoding ribose 5-phosphate isomerase A: MKELSIEEQKRLSAERAVNFIKSGMIVGLGTGSTVKFVLRKISDKIKNGELKNVVGVPTSSRTEKEANRLGIPIISLNEAFKKAEKRNLNHKHTYKKQLNKSKHKKPLCIDLTIDGADEVDKDMNLIKGGGGALLREKIVAMASKKLIIVVDNSKFSKYLGEKSFVPIEVIPFAQNFVNNFLKAINAKTKLRKNKHGDIYLTDQKNIIIDANFGVIKNPKRLAQLLDITPGVVEHGLFIDMADKVIGPKQDKF, from the coding sequence ATGAAAGAACTTTCAATAGAAGAACAAAAAAGGTTATCTGCAGAAAGAGCTGTTAACTTTATTAAATCTGGAATGATAGTAGGTCTTGGCACAGGGAGTACAGTTAAATTTGTATTAAGAAAAATATCAGATAAAATAAAAAATGGCGAATTAAAAAATGTAGTTGGTGTTCCTACTTCTTCCAGAACAGAAAAAGAAGCTAATCGGCTTGGGATTCCAATTATCAGCTTAAACGAAGCATTTAAAAAAGCAGAAAAAAGAAATCTTAACCATAAACATACTTACAAAAAGCAACTAAATAAAAGTAAACACAAAAAACCATTATGCATCGATTTAACTATTGACGGAGCAGATGAAGTAGATAAAGATATGAATCTAATTAAAGGAGGAGGCGGTGCTTTGCTGAGGGAAAAAATCGTTGCAATGGCCAGCAAAAAATTAATTATTGTTGTCGATAATTCAAAATTCTCTAAATACTTGGGTGAAAAATCTTTTGTGCCGATTGAAGTTATTCCATTTGCGCAAAATTTTGTAAATAACTTTCTGAAAGCAATAAATGCTAAAACCAAACTGAGAAAAAATAAACATGGTGATATTTATTTGACCGACCAGAAAAATATTATTATTGATGCAAATTTTGGCGTAATAAAAAATCCCAAAAGACTTGCACAACTGCTTGATATTACGCCAGGTGTTGTAGAGCATGGATTATTTATTGATATGGCAGATAAAGTTATTGGACCTAAACAAGATAAATTTTAA
- a CDS encoding glycosyltransferase codes for MLFDEIVLFAYIFSLLILLFFGSHGFVMIYYHFKYKRNEPKGNKNFNPQELVTIQLPLYNEMYVVERLINAVCEIDYPKDKLEIQVLDDSTDETVNIVKRIVEKKKSEGFDIQHIRRGSREGFKAGALKEGLKIAKGKYIAIFDADFIPKKDFLKNTLRYFTDDKVGMVQTRWEHLNEDYSILTKIQALALDGHFVIEQSVRNKAGFFINFNGTGGVWKKECIEDAGNWHADTLTEDLDLSYRAQLKGWKFIYLRDFTTPSELPSEMNALKAQQFRWTKGAIETAKKILPLVWKANIPFRVKLQSTFHLTNNIVFPFILLAGILNVPLVFIKNAGPYWNFFNFMAIFVIAFISSFMMYYYAQKDVYSDWRKKIALFPLFMAGSMGLALNNTRAVIEGLRGKKSEFVRTPKFRVVSKQDTIGKNNKYIANLKVDRSAFVELILAIYCLIGVVASIYFMEIAALPFQVMFFLGFAGVSLLSFRQAIINRKASI; via the coding sequence ATGCTGTTCGATGAAATAGTATTATTTGCTTATATTTTTTCTTTGCTCATACTTCTTTTTTTTGGCAGTCATGGCTTTGTAATGATTTATTATCACTTTAAGTACAAAAGAAATGAGCCGAAAGGAAACAAAAACTTCAATCCACAAGAATTAGTAACAATACAACTTCCACTTTATAATGAAATGTATGTGGTAGAAAGACTTATAAACGCTGTTTGTGAGATTGATTACCCTAAAGATAAACTGGAAATTCAGGTGTTAGACGATTCAACTGATGAGACGGTAAATATTGTTAAACGAATAGTTGAGAAGAAGAAATCAGAAGGGTTCGATATTCAACATATAAGGAGAGGCTCGCGTGAGGGTTTTAAGGCCGGTGCTTTAAAGGAAGGATTAAAAATAGCTAAGGGTAAATATATAGCAATTTTTGATGCGGATTTTATTCCTAAAAAAGATTTTCTAAAAAATACTCTTCGTTATTTTACTGATGATAAAGTAGGTATGGTTCAAACTCGCTGGGAACACTTAAATGAAGATTATTCAATACTTACAAAAATCCAAGCTCTTGCTTTAGATGGGCATTTTGTAATTGAACAATCTGTAAGAAATAAAGCCGGGTTCTTTATTAATTTTAATGGAACAGGCGGAGTTTGGAAAAAAGAATGTATTGAAGATGCAGGTAACTGGCATGCAGATACTTTAACGGAAGACCTAGATTTGAGTTACCGTGCACAGTTGAAAGGATGGAAATTTATCTACTTGCGAGATTTTACTACTCCTTCTGAACTCCCCTCTGAAATGAATGCGCTGAAAGCACAACAATTTAGATGGACTAAAGGAGCAATAGAAACTGCAAAGAAAATTTTACCCCTCGTCTGGAAAGCTAATATACCTTTTAGAGTTAAACTTCAATCTACATTTCACTTGACAAATAATATTGTTTTCCCATTTATTCTTTTGGCTGGCATATTAAATGTGCCGCTTGTCTTTATTAAAAACGCTGGACCATATTGGAACTTTTTCAACTTCATGGCAATTTTTGTGATTGCATTCATTAGTTCCTTTATGATGTACTACTATGCTCAAAAAGATGTTTATTCTGATTGGAGAAAAAAAATAGCGCTTTTTCCTTTATTTATGGCTGGAAGTATGGGGCTTGCTCTTAACAACACCAGAGCAGTTATTGAAGGACTTCGCGGCAAAAAAAGTGAATTTGTAAGAACACCTAAATTTAGAGTTGTTTCTAAGCAAGATACAATAGGAAAAAACAATAAATATATAGCTAACTTGAAAGTTGATCGTTCAGCTTTTGTTGAGTTAATACTGGC
- a CDS encoding PAS domain S-box protein, whose translation MESRRKLQKNSTQLNSNYEFTGKTKYGRKVNLKVNVSRIIIEDEEYLLGIYEDITEAKKINSALKQAEEK comes from the coding sequence ATAGAATCAAGAAGAAAGTTACAAAAAAATTCAACTCAGTTAAATTCTAACTACGAATTTACTGGAAAGACAAAATACGGCAGAAAAGTTAATTTAAAAGTAAATGTGTCGCGTATAATAATTGAAGATGAAGAATATTTATTAGGAATCTACGAAGACATAACTGAAGCTAAAAAAATTAATTCAGCACTAAAACAGGCAGAGGAAAAATAA
- a CDS encoding SPOR domain-containing protein, whose translation MKKFFIILTLITIESPFAQETDITSALKEIETGNIVNAEKILNELKSTNPNDPSVLFLDAVLTKDGNSSLKKYMLIYEKFPNCKYADASLYRIFSYYYSLGLYKKAEKYLTKLKEEYPNSHYLQAADRTIPDEDDSSIFNAEQISTQKVNKTDTEKIPKITYTVQAGAFLNLDNAQRLSTQLTDLGYSTEITAKEIGGTTLNIVTVGKFDSEAKASSMLDFLKQKFNLNGRIIQTTNQ comes from the coding sequence ATGAAAAAATTTTTTATTATTCTAACATTAATAACGATAGAAAGTCCTTTTGCTCAGGAAACCGATATCACTTCAGCGTTAAAAGAAATTGAAACAGGAAATATTGTAAATGCTGAAAAGATTTTAAATGAACTAAAATCAACAAACCCAAATGACCCGTCTGTTTTATTTTTGGATGCAGTATTAACTAAAGATGGCAATAGTTCACTAAAAAAATATATGCTCATTTACGAAAAATTTCCTAATTGCAAATATGCAGATGCTTCATTATATAGAATTTTTTCTTACTACTATTCACTTGGACTTTATAAAAAAGCAGAGAAATATTTAACCAAACTAAAAGAAGAATATCCAAACTCCCATTACCTGCAGGCTGCAGATAGAACGATACCTGATGAAGATGACTCTTCAATCTTTAATGCAGAACAAATCTCAACTCAAAAAGTAAATAAAACAGACACTGAAAAAATTCCTAAAATAACTTATACTGTACAAGCTGGAGCTTTTTTAAATTTAGATAATGCTCAAAGATTAAGCACACAGTTAACCGATTTAGGCTATTCAACAGAAATTACAGCAAAAGAAATAGGTGGAACTACCTTAAATATAGTTACTGTCGGAAAGTTTGATTCCGAAGCAAAAGCGAGTTCTATGCTCGACTTTCTTAAACAAAAGTTTAACCTAAACGGAAGAATAATTCAAACAACAAATCAATAA
- the miaB gene encoding tRNA (N6-isopentenyl adenosine(37)-C2)-methylthiotransferase MiaB, protein MDKNNVYIETYGCQMNFADTELVMGILDSKGYQITKDINEANIILLNTCSIRDNAEQRIHGRLGNLKVIKSNKPDTVIGVLGCMAERLRKELIEEKKIVDLVVGPDEYRKLPELINSAFAGEKGIGVKLSRTETYDDIIPYREDGLSAWISVMRGCDKFCTFCVVPFTRGRERSRSLVSIVQEIKQLSLRGFKEVTLLGQNVNSYRDNDNDFADLLAACANVDQNIRIRFTTSHPQDLSDKLLYTIAEYPNICNYIHLPVQSGSNRILELMNRTYTIEHYLNLIDKARKIIPGVSFSTDIISGFPTETYEDHLKTLEVMEEVRYDGAYMFKYSPRQGTKAYNMKDDVPDEVKTKRLNEIIDLQHKISYEINQKMIGTTEIILVEGLSKKSDAFLSGRTDTNKVTIFPKVENVKPGDYVKVKINRATSATLFGEFVELVQHTPAIGMVNYYQD, encoded by the coding sequence ATGGACAAAAACAATGTATATATTGAAACTTATGGCTGCCAGATGAACTTTGCCGATACAGAACTTGTTATGGGAATTCTTGATAGTAAAGGTTACCAAATAACTAAAGATATAAACGAAGCTAATATTATTTTATTAAATACATGCAGTATACGAGATAATGCTGAACAGCGAATTCATGGCAGATTAGGGAATTTGAAGGTTATAAAAAGTAATAAACCAGATACTGTTATTGGTGTTTTAGGTTGCATGGCAGAAAGGTTAAGGAAAGAGTTAATAGAAGAGAAAAAAATTGTTGATTTAGTTGTTGGACCAGATGAATATAGAAAGCTGCCTGAGCTCATTAACTCTGCTTTCGCAGGTGAAAAAGGAATTGGGGTTAAACTTTCTAGAACGGAAACTTATGATGATATAATTCCATACCGAGAAGATGGACTTTCAGCATGGATTTCTGTAATGCGTGGCTGCGATAAATTCTGTACATTTTGTGTCGTACCTTTTACACGAGGAAGAGAAAGAAGCCGCTCATTAGTCTCTATTGTTCAAGAAATTAAACAGTTATCGTTAAGAGGTTTTAAGGAAGTAACTCTACTTGGACAAAATGTAAATTCTTACCGCGACAATGACAACGACTTTGCCGATTTGCTTGCCGCATGCGCCAATGTTGATCAAAATATTAGAATCAGATTTACTACCTCTCACCCGCAAGATTTGTCGGATAAGCTTCTTTACACCATTGCTGAATATCCAAATATCTGCAATTACATCCACTTACCTGTGCAGTCTGGTTCAAATAGAATTCTTGAGTTAATGAACAGAACCTATACTATCGAACATTATTTGAATCTGATTGACAAAGCACGAAAAATTATACCTGGAGTAAGCTTTTCTACTGATATTATTTCAGGCTTTCCTACGGAAACTTACGAAGACCACTTAAAAACACTTGAAGTGATGGAAGAAGTCCGATATGACGGCGCATATATGTTCAAATACTCACCTCGCCAAGGTACCAAAGCATACAACATGAAAGACGACGTACCTGACGAGGTAAAAACTAAAAGACTTAACGAAATAATAGACCTCCAGCATAAAATTTCTTACGAGATTAATCAAAAAATGATTGGCACTACCGAAATTATTTTGGTAGAGGGACTAAGTAAAAAATCCGATGCATTTCTTTCAGGCAGAACAGATACAAACAAAGTAACTATCTTCCCTAAAGTAGAAAATGTTAAACCTGGCGATTATGTTAAGGTAAAAATAAATAGGGCTACCTCTGCAACTTTATTTGGAGAATTTGTTGAGCTCGTTCAACATACACCAGCTATAGGCATGGTTAATTATTACCAAGATTAA
- a CDS encoding DUF1684 domain-containing protein — translation MKNLRLVIIVLIPFLLNNCVTKLKEKGSSEYIEEIKKWHNRRIENLKKENGWLNLVGLYWLKQGENKFGSSSKNDIVFPAGEAPKFIGSFTLNGSNVRVKINKNIEVKSDGKIVEEMELISDEKGEPTILSYGSLRWFVIKRGEKFGIRLRDLEAPLVRSFTGIETFPINSDWRIIADFKKYDRPRKIEIPNILGSAEIDSTSGEVVFKKNNKTYSLIALDEGNLLFIIFGDKTNGEETYGGGRFLYANKPDSAGKVILDFNKAYNPPCVFTKYATCPLPPEQNHLDLEVTAGEKMFHGGAH, via the coding sequence ATGAAAAACTTAAGATTAGTAATTATCGTATTAATTCCGTTTTTGTTAAATAACTGTGTTACGAAGTTAAAAGAAAAAGGAAGCTCAGAGTACATTGAGGAAATTAAGAAGTGGCATAATAGGAGAATTGAAAATTTAAAAAAAGAAAATGGCTGGCTAAATTTAGTTGGCTTGTATTGGCTAAAGCAAGGTGAAAATAAATTTGGTTCAAGTAGTAAAAATGATATTGTATTTCCAGCCGGGGAAGCGCCTAAATTTATTGGCTCGTTTACTTTAAATGGTTCGAATGTAAGAGTAAAAATAAACAAAAACATTGAAGTTAAATCCGATGGTAAGATAGTTGAGGAAATGGAACTTATAAGTGATGAAAAAGGAGAACCAACAATTCTTTCTTATGGTTCTCTTCGATGGTTTGTTATTAAACGTGGTGAAAAGTTTGGAATTCGTCTAAGAGATCTTGAAGCACCACTAGTTAGAAGTTTTACAGGAATTGAAACATTTCCTATTAATTCAGATTGGAGAATTATTGCCGATTTTAAAAAGTATGATAGACCAAGAAAGATTGAAATTCCTAATATCTTAGGTTCGGCTGAGATTGATTCTACCTCAGGTGAGGTAGTTTTTAAGAAAAACAACAAAACATACAGTTTAATTGCCTTAGATGAAGGTAATTTACTTTTTATAATTTTTGGTGATAAGACAAATGGTGAAGAAACATACGGAGGGGGGAGATTTCTTTACGCAAATAAGCCGGATTCAGCTGGCAAAGTAATTTTGGATTTTAATAAGGCATATAACCCGCCTTGCGTTTTCACTAAGTATGCTACTTGTCCTTTGCCGCCAGAACAAAATCATTTGGATTTAGAAGTTACAGCCGGTGAAAAAATGTTTCATGGAGGTGCTCATTAG
- a CDS encoding sigma-54 interaction domain-containing protein, translated as MTVAEFQKKFGIIGRSQQIKDLVDIVMQVAQSDISVLITGESGVGKEVFARAIHGYSNRSDKQLVSVNCGAIPEGILESELFGHKKGAFTGAIDDRKGYFEIADGGTLFLDEIAEMPLTTQVKLLRVLETKEFMRIGSERVTKVDVRIIAATNKDLQREVDAKRFRSDLYFRLKAVTLNIPPLRSRPEDILELVNFFAKNYTENNRIPEPKITEDAVDALLNYSWPGNIRELKNVIETAIALSKSGIINSEMIIPLLSTTSITEELRNLPVHLNRSPEALDREMIYRALIEIKKDLMELKNYATKNSSEFYSPNTNISEVVPMDELEKQAILNALNFTKHNKRKAAKLLKISERTLYRKLKEYGIE; from the coding sequence ATGACAGTAGCAGAATTTCAAAAGAAATTTGGCATAATAGGCAGGTCACAACAAATAAAAGATTTAGTTGATATTGTAATGCAAGTTGCGCAATCAGATATTTCAGTTCTAATAACAGGAGAAAGTGGAGTAGGAAAAGAAGTTTTTGCAAGAGCAATTCATGGATACAGTAATAGGTCAGATAAACAGTTAGTAAGTGTAAATTGTGGCGCCATTCCAGAAGGCATTTTAGAAAGCGAGTTATTTGGGCATAAAAAAGGAGCCTTCACAGGTGCAATAGATGATAGAAAAGGGTATTTTGAGATTGCCGATGGTGGTACTCTTTTTTTAGATGAAATTGCTGAGATGCCTTTAACTACGCAAGTTAAATTATTGCGTGTATTAGAAACGAAAGAATTTATGAGAATAGGAAGTGAACGAGTTACGAAAGTAGATGTAAGAATAATTGCAGCTACAAATAAAGACTTGCAGCGCGAGGTTGATGCAAAAAGATTTCGCAGTGATCTATATTTTAGATTGAAAGCCGTAACATTAAATATCCCGCCGCTTCGAAGCCGCCCCGAAGATATATTAGAATTAGTTAACTTTTTCGCAAAAAACTATACTGAGAATAATAGAATACCCGAGCCGAAGATTACTGAAGATGCTGTTGATGCCTTGTTGAATTACTCATGGCCAGGTAATATCCGCGAATTAAAAAATGTAATAGAAACAGCTATTGCTTTAAGCAAATCCGGTATTATTAATTCCGAAATGATTATTCCTTTGCTATCTACTACTTCAATTACAGAGGAACTAAGAAATTTACCTGTGCATTTGAACAGGTCGCCTGAAGCTTTAGACAGAGAAATGATTTACAGAGCACTTATTGAAATTAAGAAAGACTTAATGGAATTAAAAAATTATGCTACAAAAAATTCTAGTGAATTTTATAGCCCAAATACTAACATTTCAGAAGTAGTGCCAATGGATGAACTTGAAAAGCAAGCAATATTGAATGCTCTTAATTTCACAAAACATAATAAAAGAAAGGCCGCAAAACTGCTTAAAATTAGTGAGAGAACTCTTTACAGAAAACTTAAAGAATATGGAATTGAATAA
- a CDS encoding LptE family protein: MKIRLKLNELKIGNLKICVFLLVVLNSLLNFTSCNYSFTGASIPAHIKTIAIPIFQDQSGSGESELSDMFTKQTIQQFIDDNSLQVTDRVNADAILEGTILSLTDAPSVVSSGENITTRRITLTVKVTYRDMVKKRTVFERNFSNYGDYPVGGDITTVRKEAIAQAVNRISEDILLAVVSNW; this comes from the coding sequence ATGAAAATAAGACTAAAATTAAATGAATTGAAAATAGGCAACTTAAAAATCTGTGTTTTTCTTTTGGTAGTTTTAAATTCACTCCTTAATTTTACGAGCTGCAATTATTCATTTACTGGGGCATCGATACCGGCACATATAAAGACAATTGCAATACCGATTTTTCAGGACCAAAGTGGTTCGGGCGAATCGGAATTAAGTGATATGTTTACAAAACAAACAATTCAACAGTTTATTGATGATAATTCACTTCAGGTAACCGACAGAGTAAACGCTGATGCTATTCTTGAAGGTACAATTTTATCTCTTACCGACGCACCGTCTGTTGTGTCAAGCGGTGAAAATATTACAACTCGCCGAATTACACTTACTGTAAAAGTAACGTACAGAGATATGGTGAAAAAACGTACAGTTTTTGAAAGAAATTTTTCTAATTATGGTGACTATCCTGTTGGTGGTGATATTACAACTGTGCGCAAAGAAGCAATTGCTCAAGCAGTAAATAGAATTTCAGAAGATATATTACTTGCAGTTGTGTCAAATTGGTAA
- a CDS encoding PAS domain S-box protein, whose amino-acid sequence MAKISDSDKSVLLKKIASLKKDNRELQQKFQQYSQNNALLSFKNFFENASLGVAIVNLKGLYVAYNKFFKKMLKYPDRELQAMHFKKITHEEDYKAEHKLFTKLISKKIKSYVFEKRFVIKGNKIVWVKLTASLINDEKKKPKYVLFFVEDITQEKEIEKKLAFEQTLMKALMDFMPDSIYFKDVESKFIRVNKAKAKRDGFKHEEEMIGKSDADIFKNKDAIQALNDEKEIIKTGKPILNKEEKLEKLDGSINWVSTTKIPFYDNNHKIIGTLGISRDITEKKIAENILKESEERYHTLFDNSADGLFIMTDKFIECNNAVLKMFKCNPEDIIGHHPAEFSPEKQPDGQDSYQKAQKFINAALEGTPQKFYWKHIRKNGEPFDAEVTLNSLTFKGETYIQATVRDITETIHANKIQKALYQISEAASTSENMNKLYQKIHEVIKDLMPADNFYIAIYDEKEALLKFPYFVDQYDPPQPPKKLGKGLTEYVLRKGEAALIDAEKDIELRKQGEVVLVGAPQAIWLGVPLKLEGKTIGVMVVQDYENKFAYGEKEKQILTFVSTQITQAILRRQRDEEIKKYAEELKELNITKDKFFSIIAHDLKNPFITILGFAELLLADFDELTDDEKKFYVEEMKKSAEMSHTLLQNLLQWSRSQTGRIEYNPQKISLKQIVEQNFALLKQAAAKKNICLESHVDNNTFLNADEDMTDTIIRNLLTNAIKFTSSGGIVSVAANKIDSFTEITISDSGVGMDEESMSKLFKLDSTFSTAGTSNEKGTGLGLIICKEFVEKHGGKIRVESQLGKGSKFIFTLPSV is encoded by the coding sequence ATGGCGAAAATTTCTGACTCGGATAAATCAGTTTTACTAAAAAAAATAGCCTCTCTAAAAAAAGATAATCGAGAGCTCCAACAGAAGTTCCAACAATATTCCCAAAACAATGCACTGCTAAGTTTTAAAAATTTCTTTGAAAATGCATCTCTTGGTGTAGCAATTGTTAATCTAAAAGGGTTATATGTAGCTTACAATAAATTTTTCAAGAAGATGCTTAAGTACCCCGATAGAGAATTACAAGCAATGCATTTCAAAAAAATAACCCATGAAGAAGATTACAAAGCCGAACATAAGCTTTTCACAAAACTAATCTCAAAAAAAATTAAATCTTACGTCTTCGAAAAACGATTTGTTATCAAAGGAAATAAAATAGTATGGGTTAAGCTTACAGCTTCTTTGATTAATGACGAAAAGAAAAAACCAAAATATGTTTTATTTTTTGTGGAAGATATAACTCAGGAAAAAGAAATTGAAAAAAAACTTGCCTTTGAGCAAACCTTAATGAAAGCTTTGATGGATTTTATGCCCGATAGTATTTATTTCAAAGATGTTGAATCTAAATTTATACGAGTGAACAAAGCTAAAGCAAAAAGAGATGGTTTTAAGCACGAAGAAGAAATGATAGGAAAATCTGATGCTGACATTTTTAAAAACAAAGATGCAATCCAAGCACTTAACGATGAGAAAGAAATAATAAAAACTGGAAAACCAATTTTAAACAAGGAAGAAAAGCTGGAAAAATTAGATGGTTCTATAAATTGGGTTTCAACAACTAAAATTCCTTTTTACGATAACAACCACAAAATCATTGGAACATTAGGTATATCTCGTGACATAACTGAAAAGAAAATAGCCGAGAATATATTAAAAGAAAGCGAGGAAAGATACCATACATTGTTTGATAACTCAGCCGATGGTCTGTTCATAATGACTGATAAATTTATTGAATGCAATAATGCTGTGCTAAAAATGTTTAAGTGTAATCCAGAAGATATAATTGGTCATCATCCGGCTGAATTTTCACCCGAAAAACAACCAGATGGACAGGATTCTTATCAAAAAGCACAAAAGTTTATTAACGCTGCACTCGAAGGTACTCCACAAAAATTCTACTGGAAACACATTCGTAAAAACGGCGAACCTTTCGATGCAGAAGTTACGTTAAATTCCCTAACTTTCAAAGGTGAAACATATATTCAGGCTACTGTAAGAGATATTACCGAGACAATCCATGCTAATAAAATTCAAAAGGCACTTTACCAAATTTCTGAAGCAGCCAGCACCTCAGAAAATATGAATAAGCTATATCAAAAAATTCATGAGGTAATTAAGGACTTAATGCCTGCTGATAATTTTTATATCGCAATATATGATGAAAAAGAAGCCCTTTTAAAATTCCCTTATTTTGTAGATCAGTACGACCCTCCACAACCACCCAAAAAATTAGGGAAAGGACTCACTGAATATGTATTAAGAAAAGGTGAAGCTGCACTTATTGACGCCGAAAAAGATATTGAATTGAGAAAACAAGGAGAGGTAGTTCTTGTAGGCGCTCCACAAGCAATATGGCTGGGTGTGCCTCTTAAGTTGGAAGGTAAAACTATTGGTGTTATGGTCGTTCAAGATTACGAAAACAAATTTGCCTACGGTGAAAAAGAAAAGCAAATTTTAACTTTCGTCTCAACTCAAATTACTCAAGCAATTCTACGAAGACAAAGAGATGAGGAAATTAAAAAGTACGCTGAAGAATTAAAGGAACTTAACATTACAAAAGATAAATTTTTCTCAATTATAGCACACGACCTTAAAAATCCATTTATAACTATTTTAGGATTTGCAGAACTACTTTTGGCTGACTTTGATGAATTAACCGATGATGAAAAAAAGTTTTATGTAGAAGAAATGAAGAAATCTGCAGAAATGTCACATACACTTTTACAAAACCTCCTTCAATGGTCGCGCTCCCAAACAGGCAGAATTGAATATAACCCACAAAAAATATCTCTCAAACAAATTGTTGAACAAAACTTTGCTCTTCTAAAACAAGCTGCAGCGAAAAAAAACATTTGCTTAGAATCTCATGTGGACAATAACACATTTTTAAACGCTGATGAGGATATGACCGATACAATTATTCGCAATTTATTAACTAATGCTATTAAGTTTACTTCTTCAGGTGGAATAGTCAGCGTTGCAGCTAACAAAATTGACAGCTTTACTGAAATTACTATCTCAGATTCAGGTGTTGGCATGGATGAAGAGTCTATGTCAAAATTATTTAAATTGGATTCTACTTTTTCAACCGCTGGGACCTCTAATGAAAAAGGCACAGGACTTGGATTAATCATTTGCAAGGAATTTGTTGAAAAGCATGGAGGCAAAATTCGTGTCGAAAGCCAATTAGGCAAAGGGAGTAAATTTATTTTTACTTTACCTTCTGTTTAA